One part of the Alosa alosa isolate M-15738 ecotype Scorff River chromosome 4, AALO_Geno_1.1, whole genome shotgun sequence genome encodes these proteins:
- the pim2 gene encoding serine/threonine-protein kinase pim-2 → MLDNRIVDIHLEQAEDLRGKHGKEPFETQYQLGLLLGSGGFGSVFAGQRISDGLQVAIKQISSDRVQQWARLPDNPNLVPMEIALLLRLGGETNSGKTHSGIIRMLDWFELPGRGFLIVFERPQPCQDLFDYITERGCLEEHIAQRFLRQIVEALQFCESRGIVHRDIKDENVLVDTRTRNIKIIDFGSGALIKESEYIDFEGTRVYSPPEWILHHNYHARPLTVWSLGVLLFDMVCGDIPFERDREIVQANPSFTKRISKECQSLILWCLSYRPEDRPSLEDILLHPWMETSEDIVDLSEEQNITPSL, encoded by the exons ATGTTGGACAACCGCATTGTCGATATCCATTTGGAACAAGCAGAGGATCTAAGGGGCAAACATG GCAAAGAGCCCTTTGAGACGCAATATCAGCTTGGTTTGCTGCTGGGGAGCGGTGGTTTCGGGTCTGTCTTCGCTGGCCAGCGCATCTCAGACGGCTTGCAG GTGGCGATCAAACAGATATCCTCTGATAGAGTACAGCAGTGGGCAAGACTG CCTGATAACCCAAACCTTGTTCCCATGGAGATTGCTCTGCTTCTGCGTCTGGGGGGTGAAACAAACTCAGGCAAAACTCATAGTGGGATCATTCGGATGCTGGATTGGTTTGAGCTGCCAGGACGTGGGTTTCTTATTGTCTTTGAGAGGCCACAGCCCTGCCAGGACCTCTTTGACTACATCACAGAGCGAGGATGTCTGGAAGAGCACATTGCCCAAAG GTTTCTGAGACAGATAGTGGAAGCTCTGCAGTTCTGTGAATCCCGGGGGATTGTACACAGGGACATAAAAGATGAGAATGTGCTTGTGGACACCCGCACCAGAAACATCAAAATTATTGACTTTGGATCTGGTGCTCTCATCAAAGAAAGTGAATACATAGATTTTGAAG GTACAAGAGTCTACAGCCCTCCTGAGTGGATACTGCACCACAACTACCATGCCAGGCCTCTCACTGTGTGGTCACTTGGAGTACTCCTCTTTGACATGGTCTGTGGCGACATCCCTtttgaaagggacagagagattgTGCAGGCCAATCCCAGTTTCACTAAACGCATCTCAAAAG AGTGCCAGTCATTAATTCTATGGTGCCTATCATATAGGCCAGAAGACAGACCAAGTTTAGAAGACATCTTGCTGCATCCTTGGATGGAGACTTCTGAGGATATTGTAGACTTGTCAGAGGAACAAAACATCACACCAAGCCTCTAA